One window from the genome of Desulfuromonadaceae bacterium encodes:
- a CDS encoding GspH/FimT family pseudopilin — MSVITDRKPVPQSGGKHPREAGFTLVELLVVIAIFAALSAIAFVALGPTVRSYQLKGAARQIYSDALKVRTQAIKEGKVTGLRFSDDNTGNYEVWVEKSPGIEEKAYTGVSSYGQITACAPTTGNKPTDFVFYPNGTSGGGSVRISMSSNVWKVYVPNTGTGSVKIEKPTPPTPCP; from the coding sequence ATGTCCGTGATTACTGATCGAAAACCAGTGCCTCAATCAGGCGGTAAACATCCCCGTGAAGCCGGATTCACCCTGGTTGAGCTTCTGGTTGTCATCGCCATCTTTGCCGCGCTCTCGGCGATTGCGTTTGTCGCTCTTGGGCCGACGGTGCGTTCCTACCAGTTAAAAGGTGCCGCGCGGCAGATTTACAGCGATGCGCTCAAAGTTCGCACGCAGGCGATCAAGGAAGGGAAGGTCACCGGTTTGCGGTTTAGTGACGACAACACCGGAAACTATGAAGTGTGGGTGGAAAAATCTCCGGGGATTGAAGAAAAAGCCTATACCGGAGTGTCGAGCTATGGCCAGATCACCGCCTGTGCGCCAACCACCGGTAACAAGCCGACCGATTTTGTTTTTTATCCCAACGGCACTTCCGGTGGCGGGAGTGTCCGTATTTCAATGAGCAGTAACGTCTGGAAGGTTTATGTGCCGAACACCGGCACCGGATCGGTAAAAATTGAGAAACCAACACCCCCAACCCCGTGCCCATGA
- the pilV gene encoding type IV pilus modification protein PilV yields MCRKYSALAKKLFCTARKNAKGFTLVEVLISITILSVGMLGVASMQLSALSSNAKSRDDTVVVQLVEEMVERIRVNGGNNPGIYHGINTANTCTGSDPARGDCTQWKQRMADTRLPGLTGTVSVVTESPIEKTSTITVQVTWGAGTTKTLQFATIMETWGT; encoded by the coding sequence ATGTGTCGTAAATATTCGGCCCTTGCGAAAAAACTCTTTTGTACTGCACGAAAAAACGCAAAAGGCTTCACCCTCGTTGAAGTGCTGATCTCGATCACCATCCTCTCGGTCGGTATGCTCGGGGTTGCGAGCATGCAGCTTTCGGCGTTGAGCAGCAACGCCAAATCTCGTGACGATACCGTGGTGGTGCAACTGGTCGAAGAGATGGTTGAACGGATTCGTGTCAACGGCGGCAATAATCCGGGGATTTATCACGGCATCAACACCGCCAACACCTGCACCGGCTCCGACCCGGCCAGAGGCGATTGCACCCAGTGGAAACAACGCATGGCAGACACCAGACTCCCGGGATTGACCGGCACCGTCTCGGTGGTCACGGAAAGTCCGATTGAGAAGACCTCCACGATCACCGTACAAGTCACCTGGGGGGCAGGGACAACCAAAACCCTGCAATTTGCCACGATCATGGAAACCTGGGGAACCTGA